In a genomic window of Streptomyces noursei ATCC 11455:
- a CDS encoding Gfo/Idh/MocA family protein encodes MTRRTVRIAMNGVTGRMGHHQHLVRSLLALRDQGGLPLDDGTVIWPEPVLVGRSAPRVRALADRHGLTWSTDLDAVLADDDIEIYFDAQVTAAREPAVRKAIAAGKHLYVEKPTATGLAGALALARLAQEAGVKHGVVQDKLFLPGLRKLRRLLDGGFFGRVLSVRGEFGYWVFEGDWQPAQRPSWNYRAEDGGGIASDMFPHWEYVLHELFGPVRAVQARVATHLPRRRDESGAPYEATADDAAYALFELDGGVLAQINSSWAVRVHRDELLEFQVDGTEGSAVAGLRRCRVQHRATTPKPVWNPDLPSTEPFRDQWQEVPDNAEFDNAFKAQWELFLRHVVADGPWHWDLWAGARGVQLAELGLCSSAEGRRLPVPELTR; translated from the coding sequence GTGACCCGCAGGACCGTACGCATCGCCATGAACGGCGTGACCGGGCGCATGGGCCACCACCAGCATCTGGTCCGCTCCCTCCTGGCCCTACGCGACCAGGGCGGACTCCCGCTGGACGACGGCACGGTGATCTGGCCGGAACCGGTGCTCGTCGGTCGTTCCGCGCCGCGGGTCCGGGCGCTGGCCGACCGGCACGGCCTCACCTGGAGCACCGACCTCGACGCCGTCCTCGCCGACGACGACATCGAGATCTACTTCGACGCCCAGGTCACCGCCGCCCGCGAGCCGGCGGTGCGGAAAGCGATCGCCGCCGGGAAGCACCTCTACGTGGAGAAGCCCACCGCCACCGGCCTGGCCGGAGCCCTGGCCCTCGCCCGGCTCGCCCAGGAGGCCGGCGTCAAACACGGCGTCGTCCAGGACAAGCTCTTCCTGCCCGGACTACGCAAACTGCGCCGCCTCCTGGACGGCGGCTTCTTCGGCCGGGTCCTGTCCGTGCGGGGCGAGTTCGGCTACTGGGTCTTCGAGGGCGACTGGCAGCCGGCCCAGCGCCCCTCCTGGAACTACCGCGCCGAGGACGGCGGCGGCATCGCGTCCGACATGTTCCCGCACTGGGAGTACGTGCTGCACGAGCTGTTCGGGCCGGTCCGCGCCGTCCAGGCCCGGGTGGCCACCCACCTCCCGCGCCGCCGGGACGAGTCCGGTGCCCCCTACGAGGCCACCGCCGACGACGCGGCCTACGCCCTCTTCGAACTCGACGGCGGCGTCCTCGCCCAGATCAACTCCTCCTGGGCGGTCCGGGTGCACCGCGACGAACTGCTGGAGTTCCAGGTCGACGGCACCGAGGGGTCCGCCGTCGCCGGGCTGCGCCGCTGCCGCGTCCAGCACCGCGCCACCACCCCCAAACCCGTCTGGAACCCCGACCTGCCGTCCACCGAGCCGTTCCGCGACCAGTGGCAGGAGGTGCCCGACAACGCCGAGTTCGACAACGCCTTCAAGGCGCAGTGGGAGCTCTTCCTCCGGCACGTGGTCGCCGACGGTCCCTGGCACTGGGACCTCTGGGCGGGCGCCCGCGGCGTCCAACTCGCCGAACTGGGCCTGTGCTCCTCGGCGGAGGGCCGCCGGCTGCCCGTACCGGAGCTGACCCGGTGA
- a CDS encoding dihydrodipicolinate synthase family protein — translation MTVPAPQAPSGRTPQPRSRRVFAAAHVVADPRADTTPDGPAALDWEATLAFRHHLWAHGLGVAEAMDTAQRGMGLDWPCAAELIRRTAAEARAVGGRLACGTGTDQLPAAGATLAEVRAAYEEQLALAEDAGAQPVLLASRQLAALGAGPDTYRDLYGHLLRQTTRPVILHWLGPMFDPALAGYWGGPDLDAATETLLGIIADNPGAVDGVKVSLLDASREVRLRRRLPRGVRCYTGDDFHYPELIAGDAHGFSDALLGVFDPLAPLAAAAVRRLDADDPAGFRAVLDPTVPLARHLFRRPTRYYKTGVVLLAWLAGHQSHFTMVGGLQAARSLPHLRRAHELAAALGLFPDPDLAAARMRALLAVHGAEEASAP, via the coding sequence GTGACCGTCCCGGCACCCCAGGCCCCCTCCGGGAGGACCCCGCAGCCGCGCTCCCGCAGGGTCTTCGCCGCCGCCCACGTGGTCGCCGACCCGCGTGCCGACACCACCCCCGACGGCCCGGCCGCCCTCGACTGGGAGGCCACCCTCGCCTTCCGCCACCACCTCTGGGCGCACGGGCTGGGCGTGGCCGAGGCGATGGACACCGCGCAGCGCGGCATGGGCCTGGACTGGCCGTGCGCCGCCGAACTGATCCGCCGCACGGCCGCCGAGGCCCGCGCGGTCGGCGGACGCCTGGCCTGCGGCACCGGCACCGATCAACTCCCGGCGGCCGGAGCCACGTTGGCGGAGGTCCGGGCCGCCTACGAGGAACAGCTCGCCCTGGCCGAGGACGCCGGGGCCCAGCCCGTCCTGCTGGCCTCCCGTCAGCTCGCCGCGCTCGGCGCCGGCCCGGACACCTACCGCGACCTCTACGGGCACCTGTTGCGCCAGACCACCCGACCGGTGATCCTGCACTGGCTCGGCCCGATGTTCGACCCGGCGCTGGCCGGCTACTGGGGCGGCCCGGACCTCGACGCCGCCACCGAGACGCTCCTCGGCATCATCGCCGACAACCCCGGTGCGGTGGACGGCGTCAAGGTCTCCCTCCTGGACGCCTCCCGGGAAGTCCGGCTGCGCCGCAGGCTCCCCCGAGGAGTGCGCTGCTACACGGGCGACGACTTCCACTACCCGGAACTCATCGCCGGCGACGCCCACGGCTTCAGCGACGCCCTGCTGGGCGTCTTCGACCCGCTCGCCCCGCTGGCCGCCGCGGCGGTCCGCCGCCTGGACGCCGACGACCCGGCCGGCTTCCGCGCCGTCCTGGACCCGACCGTCCCCCTGGCCCGTCACCTCTTCCGGCGCCCCACCCGCTACTACAAGACCGGCGTGGTGCTGCTCGCCTGGTTGGCCGGGCACCAGTCCCACTTCACCATGGTCGGCGGCCTGCAGGCGGCCCGCTCCCTGCCCCACCTGCGTCGCGCCCACGAACTCGCCGCCGCCCTCGGCCTGTTCCCCGACCCGGACCTGGCCGCCGCGCGGATGCGCGCCCTGCTGGCCGTCCACGGCGCCGAGGAGGCGAGCGCCCCGTGA
- a CDS encoding sugar phosphate isomerase/epimerase family protein, whose product MTSSEAPLLARLSLNQETIRQWSLPELADGCARAGLRGVGLWRAPVRAYGPGAAARLVRDAGLAVTSLCRGGFFTAEDPAERRAALADNRAAVEEAATLGTGTLVLVSGGLPPGSRDLPGARERVADALAELAPYAAERGVRLALEPLHPMYAADRCVVSTLAQALDLAERFPADQVGVVVDTYHLWWDDTLDAQLARAGGTAPTTGAEAVPGRIAAFQLADWITPLPEGVLLGRGQLGDGAVDLRRFRARVDAAGYRGPIEVEIFNPSLWSRDGAEVLTEVIARFTAHVA is encoded by the coding sequence GTGACGAGCAGCGAGGCGCCCCTCCTCGCCCGCCTGAGCCTCAACCAGGAGACCATCCGCCAGTGGTCACTGCCCGAACTGGCCGACGGCTGCGCCCGGGCGGGCCTGCGGGGCGTCGGCCTGTGGCGGGCACCGGTGCGCGCCTACGGGCCGGGGGCCGCCGCCCGCCTCGTACGGGACGCCGGGCTGGCCGTCACCAGCCTGTGCCGGGGCGGCTTCTTCACCGCCGAGGACCCGGCGGAGCGCAGGGCGGCCCTGGCGGACAACCGGGCCGCCGTGGAGGAGGCCGCGACCCTCGGCACCGGCACCCTGGTCCTGGTCTCGGGCGGGCTGCCGCCCGGCAGCCGGGACCTCCCCGGCGCCCGGGAGCGGGTCGCCGACGCGCTCGCCGAACTGGCCCCGTACGCCGCCGAACGGGGCGTCCGGCTGGCCCTGGAACCGCTGCACCCGATGTACGCGGCGGACCGGTGCGTGGTCTCCACCCTCGCCCAGGCCCTTGATCTGGCCGAGCGGTTCCCCGCCGACCAGGTGGGCGTGGTGGTGGACACCTACCACCTGTGGTGGGACGACACCCTCGACGCCCAGCTCGCCCGGGCCGGCGGCACGGCCCCCACCACGGGCGCGGAGGCCGTGCCCGGCAGGATCGCCGCCTTCCAGCTCGCCGACTGGATCACGCCGCTCCCGGAGGGCGTCCTGCTGGGGCGGGGGCAGTTGGGCGACGGCGCGGTGGACCTGCGCCGGTTCCGTGCGCGCGTCGACGCGGCCGGCTACCGGGGCCCGATCGAGGTGGAGATCTTCAACCCGTCCCTGTGGTCCCGCGACGGCGCCGAGGTCCTCACGGAGGTCATCGCCCGCTTCACCGCCCACGTCGCCTGA
- the recD2 gene encoding SF1B family DNA helicase RecD2, translating into MVNAAVLEGVLERITYANEENGYTVARVDTGRGSGELLTVVGALLGAQPGESLRMEGRWGSHPQYGKQFTVDNYTTVLPATVQGIRRYLGSGLIKGIGPRIADRITEHFGIDTLDVIESDPGRLIEVPGLGPKRTKLIGAAWEEQKAIKEVMVFLQGVGVSTSIAVRIYKKYGDASISVVKNQPYRLAADVWGIGFLTADRIAQSVGIPHDSPDRVKSGLQYALSQSTDQGHCFLPEEQLIADAVKLLQVDTGLVIDCLAELAADPEGVVREKVPGPEDGAPLTAVYLVPFHRAELSLAGRLTRLLRTDEDRMPAFQDVDWDKALAWLARRTGAQLAPEQQAAVRLALTSKVAVLTGGPGCGKSFTVRSVVELARAKQATVVLAAPTGRAAKRLAELTGADASTVHRLLELKPGRDAAYDADRPLDADLVVVDEASMLDLLLANKLVKAVPPGAHLLLVGDVDQLPSVGAGEVLRDLLAESGPGRGGRVPAVRLTKIFRQAQQSGVVTNAHRINSGVPPLTSGLADFFLFPEEDAEEAARLTVDVVARRIPAKFDLDPRRDVQVLAPMHRGPAGAGALNGLLQQAVTPARPDLPERRFGGRVFRVGDKVTQIRNNYEKGLNGVFNGTVGVVTALDTVEQRLTVLTDEDEEVPYDFDELDELAHAYAVTIHRSQGSEYPAVVIPVTTSAWMMLQRNLLYTAVTRAKRLVVLVGSRRALGQAVRTVSAGRRHTALDHRLAGAI; encoded by the coding sequence ATGGTCAACGCAGCCGTGCTGGAAGGGGTCCTCGAGCGGATCACCTATGCCAACGAGGAGAACGGTTACACGGTCGCCCGGGTCGACACGGGCCGCGGCTCCGGGGAGCTGCTGACCGTCGTCGGCGCCCTGTTGGGGGCGCAGCCGGGGGAGTCGCTCCGGATGGAGGGCCGCTGGGGCTCCCACCCCCAGTACGGCAAGCAGTTCACGGTCGACAACTACACCACCGTGCTGCCCGCCACCGTCCAGGGCATCCGACGCTATCTGGGCTCGGGCCTCATCAAGGGCATCGGCCCCCGGATCGCCGACCGCATCACCGAGCACTTCGGCATCGACACCCTCGACGTGATCGAGAGCGACCCCGGCCGGCTGATCGAGGTTCCCGGGTTGGGCCCCAAGCGCACCAAGCTGATCGGCGCCGCCTGGGAGGAGCAGAAGGCCATCAAGGAGGTCATGGTCTTCCTCCAGGGCGTCGGCGTGTCCACCTCCATCGCCGTGCGGATCTACAAGAAGTACGGCGACGCGTCGATCTCCGTGGTGAAGAACCAGCCCTACCGCCTGGCCGCCGACGTCTGGGGCATCGGCTTCCTGACCGCCGACCGCATCGCCCAGTCGGTGGGCATCCCGCACGACAGCCCGGACCGGGTCAAGTCCGGCCTCCAGTACGCCCTGTCGCAGTCCACGGACCAGGGCCACTGCTTCCTTCCCGAGGAGCAACTGATCGCGGATGCGGTGAAGTTGCTCCAGGTGGACACCGGCCTGGTCATCGACTGCCTGGCCGAGCTGGCCGCGGACCCGGAGGGCGTGGTGCGGGAGAAGGTTCCCGGCCCGGAGGACGGTGCTCCGCTCACCGCGGTCTATCTGGTGCCGTTCCACCGCGCCGAGCTCTCCCTGGCCGGGCGGCTGACCCGGTTGCTGCGCACCGACGAGGACCGGATGCCCGCCTTCCAGGACGTGGACTGGGACAAGGCGCTCGCGTGGCTGGCGCGGCGCACGGGGGCGCAGCTGGCCCCCGAGCAGCAGGCCGCCGTCCGGCTGGCGCTGACCAGCAAGGTCGCGGTGCTCACGGGCGGTCCGGGCTGCGGCAAGTCGTTCACCGTCCGCTCGGTGGTCGAGCTGGCCCGCGCCAAGCAGGCCACGGTGGTGCTGGCGGCGCCCACGGGCCGGGCGGCCAAGCGGCTGGCGGAGCTGACCGGGGCGGACGCCTCCACCGTCCACCGCCTGCTGGAGCTCAAACCGGGCAGGGACGCCGCCTACGACGCGGACCGCCCGCTGGACGCCGATCTGGTGGTGGTCGACGAGGCGTCGATGCTCGACCTGCTGCTGGCGAACAAGCTCGTCAAGGCGGTGCCGCCGGGCGCCCATCTGCTGCTGGTGGGGGATGTCGACCAGCTGCCGTCGGTGGGCGCCGGCGAGGTGCTGCGCGATCTGCTGGCCGAGTCGGGGCCCGGTCGGGGCGGCCGGGTGCCGGCCGTCCGGCTGACCAAGATCTTCCGCCAGGCCCAGCAGTCCGGCGTGGTCACCAACGCGCACCGCATCAATTCCGGCGTCCCCCCGCTGACCAGCGGTCTTGCCGATTTCTTCCTGTTCCCCGAGGAGGACGCGGAGGAGGCCGCCCGGCTGACGGTGGACGTGGTCGCGCGCCGCATCCCGGCGAAGTTCGACCTCGACCCGCGCCGGGACGTCCAGGTGCTGGCCCCGATGCACCGCGGCCCGGCCGGCGCGGGGGCGCTCAACGGCCTGCTCCAGCAGGCGGTGACCCCGGCCCGCCCGGATCTGCCGGAGCGCCGTTTCGGCGGCCGGGTCTTCCGCGTCGGCGACAAGGTCACCCAGATCCGGAACAACTACGAGAAGGGCCTCAACGGCGTCTTCAACGGCACGGTGGGGGTGGTCACCGCCCTGGACACCGTCGAGCAGCGCCTGACGGTCCTCACGGACGAGGACGAGGAGGTGCCGTACGACTTCGATGAACTGGACGAACTCGCCCACGCCTACGCGGTGACGATCCATCGCTCCCAGGGGAGCGAGTATCCGGCGGTGGTGATTCCGGTCACCACCAGCGCCTGGATGATGCTCCAGCGCAACCTGCTCTATACGGCCGTGACCCGGGCGAAACGCCTGGTGGTGCTGGTCGGCTCCCGCAGGGCCCTCGGGCAGGCCGTACGCACGGTATCCGCCGGTCGGAGGCACACCGCGTTGGATCACCGGCTCGCCGGAGCGATCTGA
- a CDS encoding citrate synthase, which translates to MSDNSVVLRYGDGEYSYPVVDSTVGDKGFDISKLRAQTGLVTLDSGYGNTAAYKSAVTYLDGEKGILRYRGYPIEQLAERSTFVETAYLLINGELPTVDELANFKQDITYHTLLHEDVKRFYDGFPRDAHPMAMLSSVVSALSTFYQDSHNPFDERQRHISTIRLLAKLPTIAAYAYKKMVGHPVVYPSNDLGYVENFLRMTFSVPAAEYELDPVVVSALDKLLILHADHEQNCSTSTVRLVGSSQANLFASISAGINALWGPLHGGANQSVLEMLEGIRDAGGDVDTFIRKVKNKEDGVKLMGFGHRVYKNFDPRAKIIKAAAHDVLSALGKEDELLDIALKLEEHALADDYFVERKLYPNVDFYTGLIYRAMGFPTEMFTVLFALGRLPGWIAQWHEMITEPGSRIGRPRQVYTGVVERDFVPVQER; encoded by the coding sequence GTGAGCGACAACTCTGTAGTACTGCGTTACGGGGACGGCGAATACAGCTACCCGGTCGTCGACAGCACGGTCGGCGACAAGGGCTTCGACATCTCGAAGCTGCGCGCCCAGACCGGTCTGGTGACCCTGGATTCCGGTTACGGCAACACCGCGGCATATAAATCCGCGGTCACCTATCTCGACGGTGAAAAGGGCATCCTTCGTTACCGCGGCTACCCGATCGAGCAGCTCGCGGAGCGCAGCACGTTCGTCGAGACCGCGTACCTCCTCATCAACGGTGAGCTGCCCACCGTCGACGAGCTGGCGAACTTCAAGCAGGACATCACGTACCACACCCTGCTCCACGAGGACGTCAAGCGCTTCTACGACGGCTTCCCCCGGGACGCCCACCCGATGGCGATGCTGTCGTCCGTGGTCAGCGCACTGTCGACGTTCTACCAGGACAGCCACAACCCGTTCGACGAGCGGCAGCGGCACATCTCCACGATCCGCCTGCTGGCCAAGCTTCCGACCATTGCGGCCTACGCCTACAAGAAGATGGTCGGCCACCCGGTCGTCTACCCGAGCAACGACCTCGGCTACGTCGAGAACTTCCTGCGGATGACCTTCTCGGTCCCCGCCGCCGAGTACGAGCTGGACCCGGTCGTGGTCAGCGCGCTCGACAAGCTGCTGATCCTGCACGCGGACCACGAGCAGAACTGTTCGACCTCCACCGTGCGCCTGGTCGGCTCCTCGCAGGCGAACCTCTTCGCCTCGATCTCGGCCGGCATCAACGCCCTCTGGGGCCCGCTGCACGGCGGCGCCAACCAGTCGGTGCTGGAGATGCTGGAGGGCATCCGGGACGCCGGCGGCGACGTCGACACCTTCATCCGCAAGGTGAAGAACAAGGAAGACGGCGTGAAGCTCATGGGCTTCGGGCACCGCGTCTACAAGAACTTCGACCCCCGGGCGAAGATCATCAAGGCGGCGGCGCACGACGTCCTCTCGGCGCTGGGCAAGGAGGACGAGCTCCTCGACATCGCCCTCAAGCTCGAAGAGCACGCGCTGGCCGACGACTACTTCGTCGAGCGCAAGCTCTACCCGAACGTCGACTTCTACACCGGTCTGATCTACCGGGCGATGGGCTTCCCGACCGAGATGTTCACCGTGCTCTTCGCGCTCGGCCGGCTGCCCGGCTGGATCGCCCAGTGGCACGAGATGATCACCGAGCCCGGTTCCCGCATCGGCCGTCCGCGGCAGGTCTACACCGGCGTCGTCGAGCGCGACTTCGTGCCCGTCCAGGAGCGCTGA
- a CDS encoding heavy-metal-associated domain-containing protein, with protein MAENSSCCTPEGSCNSSGGTAVQVGAVTTTYKVTGMTCGHCEGAVSSEIGEIAGVSSVQAVAATGLVTVTSQAPLDETAVRAAVDEAGYELVGRA; from the coding sequence ATGGCCGAGAACAGCTCCTGCTGCACCCCTGAAGGCTCCTGCAACAGCAGTGGCGGCACCGCCGTCCAGGTCGGCGCGGTGACCACCACCTACAAGGTCACCGGCATGACCTGCGGACACTGCGAGGGCGCGGTGTCGTCCGAGATCGGCGAGATCGCCGGGGTGAGCTCGGTGCAGGCGGTCGCGGCGACCGGCCTGGTGACCGTCACCTCGCAGGCCCCGCTGGACGAGACTGCGGTGCGCGCGGCGGTGGACGAGGCGGGCTACGAGCTGGTGGGTCGGGCCTGA
- a CDS encoding DedA family protein has protein sequence MDGILALYGLLALTTLPPLVPNSGLLVSAGVLASDGRASLPFILATVAGSAFLGDVLMYLAARRFGGPVRAWMSRRPHRRAALEWTSRRIRRYGAPFVVAVRFLPSGRIAGALASGVLRYPLRKYLIGAGLAESLWTAYSIGLGYLGSAAAGNRLCAAGIGLSVSALVAAAGAAVQWVTHRRALHTRAGHRARGEPPCPDRGIGCEVGCEVGREEGDDQASSTAAV, from the coding sequence ATGGACGGCATACTCGCCCTCTACGGCCTGCTGGCGCTCACCACCCTGCCGCCACTGGTCCCCAACTCCGGCCTGCTGGTCTCCGCCGGCGTCCTCGCCTCCGACGGGCGTGCCTCCCTCCCGTTCATCCTGGCGACCGTCGCCGGCAGTGCCTTCCTCGGTGACGTGCTGATGTACCTCGCCGCACGGCGGTTCGGCGGCCCCGTCCGCGCCTGGATGTCGCGCCGCCCGCACCGCCGGGCGGCACTCGAATGGACCTCCCGGCGGATCCGGCGTTACGGGGCGCCCTTCGTGGTCGCCGTACGGTTCCTGCCCAGTGGGCGGATCGCCGGCGCGCTGGCCTCCGGAGTACTGCGCTACCCGCTGCGCAAATACCTGATCGGCGCCGGTCTCGCCGAGTCGCTGTGGACGGCCTACTCGATCGGCCTCGGCTACCTCGGCAGCGCCGCCGCCGGGAATCGCCTCTGCGCCGCCGGCATCGGCCTCTCGGTCTCCGCCCTCGTCGCCGCCGCCGGCGCCGCGGTCCAATGGGTCACCCACCGTCGCGCGTTGCACACCAGAGCCGGCCACCGGGCCCGCGGCGAACCGCCGTGCCCCGACCGCGGAATCGGCTGCGAGGTCGGCTGCGAGGTCGGACGGGAAGAGGGCGATGACCAGGCGTCATCCACCGCGGCGGTGTGA
- a CDS encoding GNAT family N-acetyltransferase: MTTERKSQAPHAARQAAPQVRIEPWTDAGLDLLRRANAPEMTRHLGGPEAEEQVARRHRRYLAGEGPGRMYRVLLLPEGEAVGTVGFWETQWQGEAVYEAGWGVLPGFQGRGIAVAAVRQVLAEAAAEGRHRTVHAFPSVANAASNAVCRKAGFTLRGECDVEYPKGHFIRANEWRTALPEGAGGARAR, translated from the coding sequence ATGACGACGGAACGGAAGTCCCAAGCGCCGCACGCCGCACGGCAGGCCGCACCGCAGGTGCGGATCGAGCCCTGGACGGACGCCGGCCTCGACCTGCTGCGCCGGGCCAACGCCCCCGAGATGACCCGGCACTTGGGCGGCCCCGAGGCCGAGGAGCAAGTCGCCCGGCGCCATCGCCGCTACCTCGCCGGCGAAGGACCGGGCCGGATGTACCGCGTCCTGCTCCTGCCGGAGGGCGAGGCCGTCGGCACGGTCGGCTTCTGGGAGACGCAATGGCAGGGCGAGGCGGTCTACGAGGCGGGTTGGGGTGTGCTCCCCGGGTTCCAGGGCCGTGGCATCGCCGTGGCCGCGGTCCGGCAGGTCCTCGCGGAGGCCGCCGCCGAAGGCCGGCACCGCACCGTCCACGCCTTCCCCTCCGTGGCCAACGCCGCGTCGAACGCGGTGTGCCGCAAGGCCGGCTTCACCCTCAGAGGGGAGTGCGACGTCGAGTACCCCAAGGGCCATTTCATACGGGCCAACGAGTGGCGGACGGCGCTGCCGGAGGGGGCGGGTGGAGCCAGGGCGCGCTGA
- a CDS encoding TSUP family transporter, with protein MAQRLAAGPGAELGVLPFVALVLAALLVGVSKTAVSGVATLSVALFTAVLPARESTGVLLPLLLVGDVLAVRAYRGHADRAVLLRLLPSVAAGLVLGVVFVARTSDVVMRRTIGVLLLTVAVHHGWQRARARCRSRARAPEQGSEQGEDRRDRGRPGGAEGPPTVRRHRLRTVFFGLVAGFATMVANAGGPAMSLYLLSSGFGVLGFLGTGAWFFLIVNLVKVPFSVGLGLITADGLALDGLLALAVVAGAGVGRALVHRIDQGVFERLVLVFTALASIDLLR; from the coding sequence ATGGCGCAGCGGCTGGCGGCCGGCCCCGGGGCGGAGTTGGGCGTGCTGCCGTTCGTGGCACTGGTGCTCGCCGCGCTGCTGGTGGGGGTCTCCAAGACCGCCGTCAGTGGCGTGGCGACGCTGAGCGTGGCCCTCTTCACGGCCGTGCTCCCGGCCAGGGAGTCCACCGGTGTCCTCCTTCCACTGCTGCTCGTGGGCGATGTGCTGGCCGTCCGTGCCTATCGCGGGCACGCCGACCGGGCCGTGCTGCTCCGGCTGCTGCCGTCGGTGGCGGCCGGGTTGGTGCTCGGGGTGGTGTTCGTCGCGCGGACCAGCGATGTGGTCATGCGGCGCACCATCGGCGTGCTGTTGTTGACGGTCGCGGTGCACCACGGGTGGCAGCGGGCCCGGGCCCGCTGCCGCTCCCGGGCTCGGGCGCCCGAGCAGGGGTCGGAGCAGGGCGAGGACCGGCGGGACCGGGGGCGGCCAGGCGGCGCCGAGGGCCCTCCGACGGTCCGTCGACATCGTTTGCGGACGGTGTTCTTCGGGCTGGTCGCCGGGTTCGCCACCATGGTCGCCAACGCCGGGGGGCCGGCGATGTCGCTGTACCTCCTCTCGTCCGGTTTCGGGGTGCTCGGGTTCCTGGGCACCGGTGCGTGGTTCTTCCTGATCGTCAATCTCGTCAAGGTGCCATTCAGCGTGGGACTGGGGTTGATCACGGCGGACGGGCTCGCGCTGGACGGGTTGCTGGCGCTCGCCGTGGTCGCCGGTGCGGGTGTCGGGCGAGCGCTGGTGCACCGCATCGACCAGGGCGTCTTCGAGCGGCTGGTGCTCGTCTTCACGGCCCTGGCCAGTATCGACCTGCTGCGCTGA
- a CDS encoding Gfo/Idh/MocA family protein: MKIGLIGTGRIGAFHAATLLKVPGVTGLVVADADPARATALADSLGVRAADSIEAMYAAGVDAVVITAATSAHAALIHQALDAGVPVFCEKPVALDVPGTRAVVERAEAGTVPVQIGFQRRFDAGYRAAREALRSGELGWLHTLRACTSDQSPPPAAFIPTSGGLFRDCSIHDFDIMRWLTGREVVSVYAQGANRGADFFAEGDDVDTCAALLRFDDDTLATVTATRYNGAGHDVRLEVCGSKGARYVGLDDRAPLPSAETRLSWQRADAPYATFMERFHDAYVTELAVFVEVAAGHAPSPCTPAEALEALYVAEACDRSRRTGRPVAVADVRAWEDGGAAPAA, encoded by the coding sequence ATGAAGATCGGCCTCATCGGCACCGGGCGCATCGGTGCGTTCCATGCCGCGACCCTGCTGAAGGTCCCCGGTGTCACCGGGCTCGTGGTCGCCGACGCGGACCCCGCACGGGCCACCGCACTCGCCGACAGCCTGGGCGTACGGGCCGCCGACAGCATCGAGGCGATGTACGCCGCGGGCGTGGACGCGGTGGTGATCACCGCCGCGACCAGCGCGCACGCCGCACTGATCCACCAGGCCCTGGACGCCGGTGTGCCGGTCTTCTGCGAGAAGCCGGTGGCGCTGGACGTGCCGGGCACCCGCGCCGTCGTGGAACGCGCCGAAGCCGGCACCGTGCCCGTGCAGATCGGCTTCCAGCGGCGGTTCGACGCCGGGTATCGCGCCGCCCGTGAGGCGTTGCGCTCCGGCGAACTGGGCTGGCTGCACACCCTGCGCGCCTGCACCAGCGACCAGTCGCCGCCGCCGGCGGCCTTCATCCCCACCTCCGGCGGGCTGTTCCGGGACTGCAGCATCCACGACTTCGACATCATGCGCTGGCTGACCGGCCGCGAGGTGGTCTCGGTCTACGCCCAGGGCGCCAACCGCGGCGCGGACTTCTTCGCCGAGGGCGACGACGTCGACACCTGCGCCGCGCTGCTGCGCTTCGACGACGACACCCTGGCCACGGTCACCGCGACCCGCTACAACGGCGCGGGCCATGACGTCCGACTGGAGGTCTGCGGCTCCAAGGGCGCCCGGTACGTCGGCCTGGACGACCGGGCACCGCTGCCGTCCGCGGAGACCAGGCTGTCCTGGCAGCGGGCGGACGCCCCGTACGCCACGTTCATGGAGCGGTTCCACGACGCGTACGTGACCGAGCTGGCGGTCTTCGTCGAGGTGGCCGCGGGCCATGCGCCCAGCCCCTGCACCCCGGCCGAGGCGCTGGAGGCGCTGTACGTCGCGGAGGCGTGCGACCGCTCGCGGCGGACCGGTCGGCCGGTGGCCGTCGCGGACGTCCGGGCCTGGGAGGACGGCGGGGCGGCGCCCGCGGCGTGA